One window from the genome of Calliopsis andreniformis isolate RMS-2024a chromosome 12, iyCalAndr_principal, whole genome shotgun sequence encodes:
- the LOC143185607 gene encoding uncharacterized protein LOC143185607 — translation MVCVEAGLDQSPQGESERWCPHRPPGDVTTPRVASFLLTSVACYPANIFVHGQTARNAIPQPPFYLHGADQRAKRAIDPSAGARSARDRRRVGRRADGESANSTVVERVSVANGGNIARLWSQ, via the exons ATGGTTTGTGTAG AGGCAGGCCTGGACCAGAGCCCGCAGGGTGAATCGGAGCGGTGGTGCCCACACCGCCCCCCAGGGGACGTGACGACGCCACGCGTCGCTTCGTTCCTATTGACATCGGTCGCGTGTTACCCGGCGAACATCTTTGTGCACGGTCAGACCGCGCGAAACGCAATTCCCCAGCCACCCTTTTACCTCCACGGAGCGGATCAACGAGCTAAGCGCGCCATCGACCCTTCAGCGGGAGCGAGATCGGCAAGGGATCGACGCCGAGTTGGACGCAGAGCTGACGGAGAGTCTGCGAACTCGACGGTCGTCGAACGCGTCAGTGTTGCCAATGGAGGAAATATAGCGAGGCTGTGGTCGCAGTAA